Part of the Catalinimonas alkaloidigena genome is shown below.
TTTTCCAACTGGCTTTCGCCTTCCTGCTTCCTGAGATACTGATCCGGCTCAATTATCCTTATTACGATTTTAAAAACATCTGGCCGCTGGACTATGATTTTTTCTTTCCCAGCAGCCTGAACCAGCTCATACAGGCTGGTGGCTTGGGTACTTTCATGCTTTTCTGGGGCATTATTTTGATTGTAGTTGCCGTACCGGTTTTGGTATATTTCTATGGTAAACGCTGGTACTGCTCCTGGGTCTGTGGTTGCGGTGGCCTGGCCGAGACCTTAGGTGATCCCTACCGCCAGCTCTCCGACAAGTCCCTGAAAGCCTGGCGCATAGAGCGCTGGATGGTACATGGCGTATTGCTTTTTGCCGTACTCATGACCATCGGAATGATTTATACTTTCTTCACGGAGAGCGGAAGTTTGCTCGGCATCCCCACTTATTCTGTGGCGGAATTTTATGGTTTTTTCATCGGAGCGGGCTTTGCCGGGGTAATTGGCACTGGTTTTTATCCACTGATGGGCAATAGGGTATGGTGTCGTTTTGGCTGTCCGCTGGCTGCCTATCTGGGTATTGTACAAAGGTTTAAATCTCGCTTTCGCATCACTACTAATGGGGGGCAGTGTATTTCCTGCGGCAATTGCTCTACGTATTGTGAGATGGGCATAGATGTGCGTTGGTACGCGCAGAGAGGACAGAATATTGTTAGGGCGTCCTGTGTGGGTTGCGGCGTCTGTTCATCGGTCTGTCCACGTGGGGTGCTCAAACTGGAAAACGGCAAAGAAGAAGGCCGTTTCGGCAAACCTATCCTCATCGGAAATGATAGTGTGAAGGTAGATGCCTAATGCTGTTTCAAAACGACTTGCAATTTCCAGAACGCCTTACAAATGCGCTCCAGGTATTTAATGTAAAATCCTAATCACAAAATATTTAAGCGCTGTTTACCAGGCTGTCTGATTTTCAGGCAGTCTTTTTTTATGTTTGCATTCTCATGCATGTAATCGTATTACGCAGCCACGAAATTGATCAAGAAACCTGGGATAATTTTATCCTAGGTTCTCGTGAGGGGAACATTTATGCCACCTATACCTACCTTCAGCATTGTGAACGGGTATGGAAAGCAGCCATCTTATTAGATGAACATGAAAACTACCTGGCAGTCATGCCCTTTCAGGTCCGAAAAGTATACGGTATTGAATATATTTATCAAGATCCCTTTGCCCGGGAGTTAGGAATTTACACGCGTAGAAATTTAACTCATGTGCAGTACAATGAACTATTAAAAGCGAGTCTGAAAAGCTATCGTTATGTAGCACGTTATCATTTTAATGTAGATAATTATAGTTTATTAAAACAGGATGATTATCTGCCCGAAGGTTTTCTTTCAGCAATATCAACTTATCATCTTGATCTGAGAAAGTCTTATAAGGAAATTTATGATAACTATAGGTACGACAGGAAGTATAGTATCAGAAGGGCTAACAGGTATGAGCAGCATATCGTTGGTTCTACGGATGTAGAGCAGGCCCTTAACATTTTCCGACAAGTAACTTTTCACAAAATTCCCGGCTTAAATTTGTATCAGATTGAGTTAAAAAAAAGGTTATATGCTCATCTTGTACAATTGGGTTTGATGGAAGTATACTACGTTTCTTATAACAATAGTATTATCGCAGCCGCGCTGATAGTGAAGTACAATAAAAAGGTAGTTTACCTTTTTGGTTCTAACTCAAAGTTAGCTTTTCAAATTAGGAGTTCTTCTTTATTAATAGATCATATCATTCAAAAATATGCTGGTCAAGATCTCATTTTTGACTTTGAAGGGGGTGAAGTACAATCATTAGGTAATTTTTATGCTAGTTTTGGAGCAGAAAGCAGAATTATATATACCTATGAAAAAAATACACTCCCTAAAATTGTTAGTCTATTAATGAAAAGCAGGAAAAAGATTATTCAGAAACTTAAAAATAATTCACATTAAAAAAGTAATCATTATAGGGGCTGGACCTGCTGGCTTAGCCGCGGGCTATGAATTGAGCAGGAATGGAGTTCAGGTAGAGATATATGAGGCCTCAGCCCATGTAGGAGGTATGGCCCGAAGTATGGAAGTATTGGGGCAGACTGTAGACTGTGGCCCTCACCGTTTTTTTACCAAGCATCCCTTAGTCAAAAACTTTTTTAAAGAAGTTATAGAAGAAGATTATGTAAAAGTAAGAAGACTGACCCGGATTTATTATCGGGGAAAGTTTTTTGACTACCCTCTTAAGCTAGGTAACGTACTTAGCCATCTCCGTAAGCGAGAGATATTTAAAATTCTCTGGTCATATGCATATCAGAAACTTTCCCCTCAAAGAAATCCTCGTACGCTAGAAGCCTGGGTAACCAACAAATTTGGAAAAGAACTATATAACATCTTTTTCAAAAATTACTCAGAAAAGCTGTGGGGAATTTCCTGCGCTCGCATTGATGCCGATTGGGCAGCTCAACGGATTAAGTCCCTATCGCTGTGGGAGGCATCAAAGCAGATACTTTCTTTAAATAAGAATGAAAAGCATCACTCACTGGTAGAAGAGTTTGATTACCCTAAGAAGGGTAGTGGAATGCTCTACGAAAAAGCGAAGCAGGTAATTCTGAAAAACGGGGGGCATATTCATCTAAACTCTCCTGTGCAGGCATCTCTCTTGGACAATAAAACAAATACAGTAACAGGCGTACGATTGAATAATGGTAAAGAGATTACTGCAGAGCATGTGATATCAACTATGCCTCTAACGACCCTCATAAAAAGTTTTGAAGCAGTTCCACAACCTGTGGAGCATGCTACTGAGCAACTCTATTTTAGAAACACCATCCTTGTATATCTGGAAATTGACAGTGACCAGTTATTTGAAGACAACTGGATATATGTCCACTCTCCTGAAGTAAAGCATGGCAGGATTACCAACTTTAGAAACTGGAGCCCTTATCTCTACGGCGATAAAAAGACCTCTATTTTGTGTATGGAATTCTGGACTTTTACTGATGAGGATTTGTGGAAAGAACAGGATGAAATTATAGTTCGGCAGGCAGAAAGAGAACTGTTACAAACCAAATTGCTCCCACCAAACGCGAAGATTTTAGAAACGAAAGTCATTAGAGTGCCTAAATGTTATCCGGTATACGAACTCGGCTATCAAGAACATTTACAGCTTATCAAAGAATTTCTGGATCGTTTCAAGGGACTAAGTCTGATCGGAAGATATGGCGCGTTTAAGTATAACAATCAAGACCACTCCATACTGATGGGGCTATTGGCAGCAAGAAATCTACTTGGCAAAGAAAATACTGATCTGTGGGGAATCAATGCTGATCAGGAATATCAGGAGGAGTACAATCGTAAAAATTAGTTCACAGAATGGATTTTCTGAAAGCCCGCTCTCAGGTAGAGCAACACAAAAAAAGTTTACTTGCTCAGGCTTTTATATGGATAGTACTTATTGTCTTTTCCGCCTGGCTACTTACCATTAATAGTATGATTAGTTTGGGCTGGTTTTTTTCTTTTGAAGAAATTACGGCATGGAAACTGGATAAAACATATTCCTTTTTCAAGGAAGGTTTGCGGCGCTTTGACAAAACCATCACTCCTGCTTCCTATCAGTTTAGTAAATATATAGCAATATCTATGTGGATGTTGACAGGTGGTTTGTTTTATCTGTTTTTTCGCTTTCAGAATGAGGTCCTCAGCAAAATAAGTAAGGCATATCTCTTTTGTAAAAAAGAGTTGCAAAAATCCCTTCAGGCTTTTTTGAAGCTATCCAGCTTAGAGCAATATGGCTTTTGGGGCGCTTTT
Proteins encoded:
- a CDS encoding GNAT family N-acetyltransferase, which gives rise to MHVIVLRSHEIDQETWDNFILGSREGNIYATYTYLQHCERVWKAAILLDEHENYLAVMPFQVRKVYGIEYIYQDPFARELGIYTRRNLTHVQYNELLKASLKSYRYVARYHFNVDNYSLLKQDDYLPEGFLSAISTYHLDLRKSYKEIYDNYRYDRKYSIRRANRYEQHIVGSTDVEQALNIFRQVTFHKIPGLNLYQIELKKRLYAHLVQLGLMEVYYVSYNNSIIAAALIVKYNKKVVYLFGSNSKLAFQIRSSSLLIDHIIQKYAGQDLIFDFEGGEVQSLGNFYASFGAESRIIYTYEKNTLPKIVSLLMKSRKKIIQKLKNNSH
- a CDS encoding FAD-dependent oxidoreductase — its product is MIGAGPAGLAAGYELSRNGVQVEIYEASAHVGGMARSMEVLGQTVDCGPHRFFTKHPLVKNFFKEVIEEDYVKVRRLTRIYYRGKFFDYPLKLGNVLSHLRKREIFKILWSYAYQKLSPQRNPRTLEAWVTNKFGKELYNIFFKNYSEKLWGISCARIDADWAAQRIKSLSLWEASKQILSLNKNEKHHSLVEEFDYPKKGSGMLYEKAKQVILKNGGHIHLNSPVQASLLDNKTNTVTGVRLNNGKEITAEHVISTMPLTTLIKSFEAVPQPVEHATEQLYFRNTILVYLEIDSDQLFEDNWIYVHSPEVKHGRITNFRNWSPYLYGDKKTSILCMEFWTFTDEDLWKEQDEIIVRQAERELLQTKLLPPNAKILETKVIRVPKCYPVYELGYQEHLQLIKEFLDRFKGLSLIGRYGAFKYNNQDHSILMGLLAARNLLGKENTDLWGINADQEYQEEYNRKN